The window TCGCGTGGTAAGGATAGCTCTTTTGTTGGTGCGCCTAAATGATTGTCTGAGGCGAAATATATTTTTTTTCCTTTTGGAATTTGCATACTGTATAAAGGTACTTAATTCTTGATAATGCCTATCGTTAACGGATAAGCGCGTTAGTGATTGAACGGTCTGTCTGAGCTCCTCGCAGAGAGCGAGTAGTGAAAGCACGACCCTTGTGGTAACGCCCATATTATTTATCCATTATCGCTAGCATACCATTGGGCATAACTGGTTGCGGTTTCGGATAGTTTTAGGGAGTGTAATTTGATTGCGTTTGGTAAGCGGTTTTTTATTTTTTGTGCAAAATCAATCACCATCATTTCGCTGGTTGGCTGATAATCTACCAGTAACACATTGTGGTCTCTGTCTTTTAGCTCTTTGGCAAGCTCGACGTGTGGTGTGTTTTTGTTAAATACTGTGGCGTGATCAAAGACGTCTACAATTTCTTCTTTTACTATTTTTTTAAGATCTGTAAAATCTATAACCATCCCGAATTTTGCGTTATCGGAGTCAGAGATTGGTGTCCCGATTACGGTAACGTCTAATTTGTAACTGTGTCCGTGTACATTTTTACACTTTCCGTCATAACCATAAAGTGCGTGTCCTGTCTCAAAAGTGAATTGTTTTGTAATACGAATATTGCTCATTAACCAAGTATTTAGTTTGCAAAGATATTGAATTTGTAAAAGCGAACGGTTAATAGGTTACATTTGCTCACTTTTTTAAATATAAATAGACTATGAGTCAGCTTTTTGAAGCTTTAGATTTTGTTGAAAATCCGCTTTATGAGCAAATCATAGATGCTATTGGCAAACAGAAATACGCGATTGTTGACGATTTTTTCTCTGTTGAAGAGGTTGATGTGTTAAGAGCCTCTATACTTGAAAAACATGAAGAAGATGCTTTTAAGAAGTCTGCTATTGGTAATAAGTTTGACGAGCTTATCGTTAAAACTATTAGAGGTGACGTGATTTTATGGATTGAAGAGGCTAAATCTAATTATGCTGAGTCTTTATTTTTTAATAAGATTAATGACTTGGTTGGCTACTTAAATAAAACGTGTTTTTTGGGGATTTTACATAAGGAGTTTCATTATGCTATTTATCCTAAAGCGACGTTTTATAAGCGCCATTTAGATACCTTTAAAAACGACGATAGACGTAAGCTGTCTTTTGTGTGTTATTTAAATCACGAAGATTGGCAACCAGAAAATGGTGGCGAATTGGTATTGTATTTAGATGATAATGGGCAGGAGGTAGAGAAGGTTGTGTATCCTTTTCCGGGTCGTGTGGTGATTTTTGAGAGTCAAATTTTAGAACACGAAGTCAAACCAGTAAATACTAAAAGATTAAGTATTACTGGTTGGCTAAAAACACGCTAATTATCTGCGGTTGCGAAACTTGTTGTAGAAGTATGCTAGTATTACAAATAATGCTAATAGGGGGAAAAGTAAATTGCTCATAATATTATTGATCTTTATTTCTGTTTTTATTATATAAGTAAAGTAATGTGGCTAAGATTATTAAAACAAGTACAGGAAGATAAGTCGCTATGAGTATGCCTGTTTGGTAATTTTCATTGGGTGCACTTTTAAGTTTTTCTTCTATTGTGACTTGCAGTAAGCTTAAAAACATAAGATAGTATTAGGGTGTAAAGTTAATTGTTTTGTGCAAGAGGGGAAAATTGTTTTCTAAATTTTATAATTAACGGAAAACCACGCGCTATAATCCAAAAGGTGAAGGCTATAAATATGCCGTATAGTTTAAGATTAAAATGGTCTGCGATAAAAAGTACAGGTAAAAAGACAAAAATAGTGGATAGTAGTAATAAGTTGCGAAGGTCTTTCATTTTTCCTAAACCTTTAAACATACCGTCAAAGATAAAAGCTATGGCACATAGGGGCTGCATGGCTAAAACAATCCAGAAAATGTTGTAAAATTCTTTTAAAACCTCTCGTTTTTGCGTGAAAATATGCCCGATGGGATAATAAAATATGCCGCCTAGGACAGCAATTAATATCCCTAAGGCTACGCCATATTTTATTAGTCTTTCACTTAGTTTAAGTAGTGCTTTATAGTTTTTATTACCTAATAGTTTTCCAGATAATATGTTTCCGGCACTGGCATATCCATCAATTATAAATGCGCCTAAAAACCATAAATTTATGGCGATAGTGTAGGCTGCGATGTAATTTTTACCGTAACCTGTAGCATATTTTGTTGCAAAATATAAGGTGATGTTTAAAGCTAACGTGCGCACAAAAAGGTTTAAAATCATTATCGTAAAATTACCAATCTGTTTGTTTAAAGGCAGTGTAATACGAAGTGGGATAGTGGTTTTGGTTAATAATAAGTAAGCGGATATTATAGCCATTATTATTTGAGCAATAACACTGGCGTATGCTGCGCCTTTAATATGCATGGGATCTATTATTCCTTCGATACCATAAACAAAAGCAAAGTCTAATAGTACATTTAATCCTGCTCCTATAATTGCAATTATCATAGGGTAGAATGTGTTTTGGAGTCCTCTAAAAGTTCCAAATACGGCAATTACAAATAAGGTGAACGGAAATCCAAAGACTCTGATTTTATAATAATCGATACTGTAATCTAAAATTAAATCGGAGGCGTTATAAAGTGTAAATATCTGGGAAGCAAATGGGTAGGTGGTTGCAATAATAACTAAGCTTAGTGAGGTAATTAACAAGATGGCTTGGGCGGGTAAATCTTTAACTTTGTCTAAACTGTTTGCGCCAACATGTTGTGAGATTATTGACGAGATAGCACTGCGCGTTTGTCCTAAAACCCAAATTAGCATGGATAAAAAAGTGGTGACTATTCCAATTGCGGCTAAAGCTTCTGTTGGGTTAATTTGTACATTTCCAACGACTGCGGCATCTGTTAAAGATAGAATGGGTTCTGATATTCCTGCTATTAAGGCGGGAATGGCTAGTTTATTTATATGTTTTAAACTAATAGAAGTACTCAAAATAGATCTTAGGATTGGTTTTGTAAAGGTCGTAAAAGATAATGGAAGTTTTTGTGAATAAAAATCTGTATTTTTGATTTCTAAATTTACTATATATGAAATCTATTTTAGTTCCTGTTGGGTCTTCAAAAAACGCACAAAGTCATTTGCAATACGCAGTAGATTTTGCTGAGGCTTTTGGGGCAAAGATTTATGTGATACAAATTTATAATGTATACACGATGTCAGGTACTATGATTAAAGTAGATGAAATTTTGGAACGTGAAAGTTTGGATTTTTTAAACCATCATGTATCTAAGGTAAATACCAAAAATGTAGAGGTTATTAAAAAAGCCTTTAAAGGTAAATTGGTCGAGACCATAGATTTGGTATCTAGAGATTTAGATATTGATTTAATTTTATTGGAACCAAGAGTAAACTCCAAAAAGAAGGATGTTTACCTAGGGAAGACGTCCGGGAAAATTATAAAACAAACTAATATTCCTGCTTTGATTGTTCCTGAAGGTTTTGTTTATAAGCCTATTAATTCTGTTTTATTTGCTCTTAAGTCGGCAGTAATAAATAAAACGGACGCATTAGAACCATTAATGAATTTAAAAAGCCATTTTAATGCCACATTAAACTTATTGTTGGTTAAAACGCCTTTTCATTCTCAAAAGGATTTTAAAATTGGGGATGATTTAAAATCAGAAATAACGTCTATTAAAGAGACTGAGAATGCAACGACATTTCAGGGGGTTTTAGAACATTATAAAGAGTTTAATCCAGACATGCTATGTGTTGTAAGGCGTAAAAGAGGTTTTTTTACAAAAATGTGGGAGAAAAATAGTATTCTTAAAAAGGAGTTTTATGTCTCTAATTTTCCCGTATTAGTGCTTAGTGGATTAAAATAATATTTGGGGCATTAGCTCAGTTGGCTAGAGCGTTTGGCTGGCAGCCAAGAGGTCAAGGGTTCGACTCCCTTATGCTCCACTTTTTTTAATATACTTTATTTTGATAGTTGTTGCAGTCTGAAGTTGTTTTGGTAGTTTGTCTAAAAATCCATTTAACACACCTATGTAAATTTAGGCTATTCAAACAATAACAAGAAGTTGAGTGCATTAATATATTTGCTAATACAGCAGTCTCTTTTAATGATAAAATTGGTTTAGAAATCACTAGTTTTAGTACTGGAATAGCGAATTTATCTTTAGACTAATTAAGGTTGTTGAAGATTAATTTTGCAATGTATTTACAAAACTTAATTATAATTGAGGTAATATCTAAACTTCTCAATTTATTACTACATTTAATTTAAGGTTAATGTTTTTTATTACATTTAGTTTTCCTATTACAAATTAAACAAGCTGGTCAATACTGTATTTGTTGACTTAAGATATGGCACAACAATCAACGGTATTAAATTTTAAATATATAAAGATGAAATTTTTTTTAATTTTAAGTCTGTTGTCTTGCAGTGCTTTAGCTCAAACCGGAATAGTTAGTTACAAAGTAAAAAGATATAAAAAACCAGAGAAACAACACGAACTTGTAGTTGAGGTAAATAAAGAATATGATTTAATGAGTTTCACTTTAAGTTATAACAAAGAATTTTCTCACTTTAAACAAGACAAGAGCATCCCGTTAAATTCTTTAAATCACTTGATAGCTTCTGCTACAGTGCGCTACATGGGTCCTTGGTTTCAATATCCAATTCAAAAAGAATCTATTATTATTTCTAAAGTGCAAGCAGAGGATTATCAAATAGTTCACGATAAAATGAATCTAGAAAATTGGGAATTAACAAATGAAACTAAAACTATTGATGGTTATGAATGTTACAAAGCAACCAGAAGCCAGTTAAATGATAGGACACTAGAGTTTTATACTTTGGTAGCCTGGTATACACCAGATGTTTCTGTGCCCTACGGTCCTATTGGAGAAGGTTATTTGCCAGGATTAATTTTGCAACTTATTGTTGCTGATAGTTATGAATATACAGTGCAAGAAATGACATTAAACCCTAAAAAAGTTGACATCCCAAAACTTAAAGTAGCAGAACGTGTAACACCAAAAGAATTTGCACTTAAAATACGTAAGTTGAGAAAGGTTACTGAAGATTAATTTTGCAATGTATTTACAAAACTTAATTATAATCGAGTTAATATCTAAACTTTTACAATAAGAAACTAAACTTCTCAATTTATTACTACATTTAATTTAAGGTTAATGTTTTTTATTACATTTAGTCTTCCTATGGGTAATTACAAGTTAAACAACCTGGTCAATACTGTATTTGTTGACTTAAGATATGGCATAACAATCAACGGTATTAAATTTTAAATATATAAAGATGAAATTTTTTTTAATTTTAAGTCTGTTGTCTTGCAGTGCTTTAGCTCAAACGGGAATAATTAGTTATAAAGTAAAAAGATATAAAAAACCAGAGAAACAACACGAACTTATAGTTGAGGTAAACAAAGAATTAGATTTAATGAGTTTTACTTTAAGTTATAATAAAGAGTTCTCTTACTTTAAACAAGACAAGAGTATCCCGTTAAATTCTTTAAATCACTTGATGGCTTCTGCTACAGTGGGCTACATTGGTCCTTGGTTTCAATATCCAATTCAAAAAGAATCTATTATTATTTCTAAAGTGCAAGCAGATGATTATCAAATAGTTCACGATAAAATGAATCTAGCAGATTGGGAATTAACAAATCAAACTAAAACTATTGATGGTTATGAATGTTACAAAGCAACCAGAAACCAGTTAAATGAGAGGACACTAGAGTTTTATACTTTTGTAGCCTGGTATACACCAGATGTTTCTGTGCCCTACGGTCCTATTGGAGAAGGTTATTTGCCAGGATTAATTTTGCAACTTATTGTTGCTGATAGTTATGAATATACAGTGCAAGAAATGACATTAAACCCTAAAAAAGTTGACATCCCAAAACTTAAAGAAGCAGAACGTGTAACACCAAAAGAATTTGCACTTAAATTACGTAAGTTGAGAAAGGTTACTGAAGATTAATTTATATGAAGATTATTTCTTTAATTATTATAATTTTTACAATATCATATAGTAGTTATGGCCAGGTAACCATTTCAGGAAAGTTAAGCAGTGCTTCAGGTGTTTTGCCAGATGTTCATATTATTGCAAAACCCATAACAGAAGGCGCTAAGTTTTCTTATACGGTTTCTAATACAAAAGGAGAGTATAGTTTACAGCTAACACCTAATGCTAGTTATAAATTTACATTAAGTTTTATTGGGTTTATTACCTTAAAACAAGAAGTGGTTATAATAGAAGAAAAT is drawn from Psychroserpens sp. NJDZ02 and contains these coding sequences:
- a CDS encoding GLPGLI family protein; amino-acid sequence: MKFFLILSLLSCSALAQTGIISYKVKRYKKPEKQHELIVEVNKELDLMSFTLSYNKEFSYFKQDKSIPLNSLNHLMASATVGYIGPWFQYPIQKESIIISKVQADDYQIVHDKMNLADWELTNQTKTIDGYECYKATRNQLNERTLEFYTFVAWYTPDVSVPYGPIGEGYLPGLILQLIVADSYEYTVQEMTLNPKKVDIPKLKEAERVTPKEFALKLRKLRKVTED
- a CDS encoding MATE family efflux transporter; amino-acid sequence: MSTSISLKHINKLAIPALIAGISEPILSLTDAAVVGNVQINPTEALAAIGIVTTFLSMLIWVLGQTRSAISSIISQHVGANSLDKVKDLPAQAILLITSLSLVIIATTYPFASQIFTLYNASDLILDYSIDYYKIRVFGFPFTLFVIAVFGTFRGLQNTFYPMIIAIIGAGLNVLLDFAFVYGIEGIIDPMHIKGAAYASVIAQIIMAIISAYLLLTKTTIPLRITLPLNKQIGNFTIMILNLFVRTLALNITLYFATKYATGYGKNYIAAYTIAINLWFLGAFIIDGYASAGNILSGKLLGNKNYKALLKLSERLIKYGVALGILIAVLGGIFYYPIGHIFTQKREVLKEFYNIFWIVLAMQPLCAIAFIFDGMFKGLGKMKDLRNLLLLSTIFVFLPVLFIADHFNLKLYGIFIAFTFWIIARGFPLIIKFRKQFSPLAQNN
- a CDS encoding 6-pyruvoyl trahydropterin synthase family protein, giving the protein MSNIRITKQFTFETGHALYGYDGKCKNVHGHSYKLDVTVIGTPISDSDNAKFGMVIDFTDLKKIVKEEIVDVFDHATVFNKNTPHVELAKELKDRDHNVLLVDYQPTSEMMVIDFAQKIKNRLPNAIKLHSLKLSETATSYAQWYASDNG
- a CDS encoding GLPGLI family protein, with product MKFFLILSLLSCSALAQTGIVSYKVKRYKKPEKQHELVVEVNKEYDLMSFTLSYNKEFSHFKQDKSIPLNSLNHLIASATVRYMGPWFQYPIQKESIIISKVQAEDYQIVHDKMNLENWELTNETKTIDGYECYKATRSQLNDRTLEFYTLVAWYTPDVSVPYGPIGEGYLPGLILQLIVADSYEYTVQEMTLNPKKVDIPKLKVAERVTPKEFALKIRKLRKVTED
- a CDS encoding 2OG-Fe(II) oxygenase; translated protein: MSQLFEALDFVENPLYEQIIDAIGKQKYAIVDDFFSVEEVDVLRASILEKHEEDAFKKSAIGNKFDELIVKTIRGDVILWIEEAKSNYAESLFFNKINDLVGYLNKTCFLGILHKEFHYAIYPKATFYKRHLDTFKNDDRRKLSFVCYLNHEDWQPENGGELVLYLDDNGQEVEKVVYPFPGRVVIFESQILEHEVKPVNTKRLSITGWLKTR
- a CDS encoding universal stress protein, translated to MKSILVPVGSSKNAQSHLQYAVDFAEAFGAKIYVIQIYNVYTMSGTMIKVDEILERESLDFLNHHVSKVNTKNVEVIKKAFKGKLVETIDLVSRDLDIDLILLEPRVNSKKKDVYLGKTSGKIIKQTNIPALIVPEGFVYKPINSVLFALKSAVINKTDALEPLMNLKSHFNATLNLLLVKTPFHSQKDFKIGDDLKSEITSIKETENATTFQGVLEHYKEFNPDMLCVVRRKRGFFTKMWEKNSILKKEFYVSNFPVLVLSGLK